The Sphingomonas sanguinis nucleotide sequence GCGCCTTCATGCGGCCTGCTCCTCACGCTGTTTGGGGTTCATCGCGTTGGTCGCGACCTCGCCGGTCTCCATCAGCTGCTTGAAGCGCGCGAGGTCGCGGCGAACCTGGATATTGGGCTCGCGCTGGAACAGCTTGGCGACCAGCTTGCCGATGACGCCTGCGGGCGGATCGTAGAGGATGGTTGCGGTAACGACGGTCCCACGCGCCCCTGCGTCGCGAAAGGTGACGCGACCCGAATTGGCGACGTCCGCCCCTTCCGCCGAGGCCCAGGCGATCAGCTCGCCCTCCCGCTCTTCGGTGACGATCGCGTCCCATTCGACCGTGGTGCCACCGGGCGCCTTGACCACCCAATGCGAGCGCTTGTCGTCGAGCACATCGACGCGCTCGACATTCTCCATCACGCTGGCGAGATTGGCAAAGTCGCGCCACCAGGCATAGAGTTCGGCGGATGGGCGGTTGATCGTCACCGCCCATCCGGCAAAGCTGTTTCCGCGATCCTCGACCCCCTCTGCGGTCGCGATCCTGACGGCGGCGTCTTGGTCCTTGGACGTCGACACGGGGGCGTCGTCATAGGGTCTGTCGGCGATGTCCGGCATAAGCCTCTCTCCTCATTCCTTGCCCGGACAGCGTTGGGTGAGGCGCGATGTTCCTTATTTTATCAGGTTTTTCCAATATCTTGATGCATATCAGCCGATCCGTTTGGTCAGCCTGCCGTCACCTTGATTTGCGCACGGCCGACCTTGCGGGCGAGCGCCTTAGGGTCGGGAATCGTCATCGACCGCGACGACCAGATCAGGTCGCCCGCCCGCCGCGCCGCCTGCAACATGCGGTTCACATGCACCGCCGTCAGCCCCAGCGCATCGGCCAGCGTTTCCTGCGTGATCGGCAGGTCGAAGCTGCGCCCATGGGTCAGTTCGCTCAACTCCAGGCGCTCGTGCAGTTCCAGCATCAGGTCGCCGATCCGCTCCATCGCGTTCATCCGGCCCAGCCGCGCGATCTGCGCCAGCAAATAGGCCTCGTCCATCGCATGAGCGATCGCATAGGCTTCGTCGAGCGCGGGCAGCGTGCCGAGTTCGGGGGGCACGCAGGTCGTCACCTCGGTCAGGGTGATGATGCTGGTGGGGGCAACGGGACGCCGGTGGTGATAGAGGCCGACGATATCGCCCGGCAGCAGGAAATTCAGAAACTGCCGACGCCCATCCAACAGGGTGCGGACCCGCGCGGCCCAGCCCGACAGGATCACATGTGGGCTGGTAATGTCGCGTCCCTCGACCATCAGGTCGCGCCGGGGCCGGAACTGCTGGGGTCGCGCGACCGCGTCGGCTAGTGCAGTGATCGACGCATTGTCGAGGGTCGCGAGGCGAGACAGGCGGTGCAGCGCAGGGGCGATCGGCCGGACGCTGCGGGTCAGTGGCATACTCATGGTTTGCCCTCCGCCGATACACGGTGAGGCTGTTCACTCACCGGGCGACGGGCCTGAAGCACGGGGCGCAATGGGAATCGGGACACATTCATCGCAACTCTCCTCATCCTGCCACCGGCCGGAATTGGTCGCGCGGCGAGAGCGATGACGCGACGGACGTCACCGGGGTAAGCAAAATGGAGTTCTACGGCGCCGAACCGGCTAAAAGGAGCCGTTACGTTTTCCGCGTACGAGGTCTACGAACAACCGTCCGCCCCGCTCCATAATGCATATCAATATCCGGCGTTTTTCGTGCGTTAAGCGATAAAACGGGGCAAGGCGTGGGAAATAGGCGATACGCCACCACCCATTTGTATCGCCGTTCAGAGTCTTTTTGGCGTCCAGCCGAGCACCTTGCGTCGGTCGGGCCGACATGGGCCATCCGTCATTCCCTTTTGGTCGTCAGACCCTATGGTGCGCGCCTTTCTGTTCAAGAGGCTTTGCCATGCGTTTCGCCACTCTCACCCGCCAGCCCGACGACCCCTTGCTGCGGATCATCGGCCAACATGCCGCCGATCCGCGCCGGAACAAGATCGACCTGGGCGTCGGCGTATTCCGCGACGAAGAGGGGCGCACACCCGTCATGACGGCGGTGAAGGCAGCCGAAGCGCGGCTGCTGGCCGAACAGCAGAGCAAATCCTATCTCGGGCCGGAGGGCGATATCGGCTTCGTCCGTGCGCTGGCCTCGCTGGTCCTGGGTGATACGGTCGCCGCCGATCGGGTTGTCGGACTCCAGACGCCGGGCGGCACCGGGGCGTTACGCCTCTCCGCCGAACTGCTGGCGCGGGCGGGCGTCGCGCGCATCTGGATCGGCAGCCCGAGCTGGGCCAACCACGCACCGCTATTCCGTCAGGCCGGGGTCGAACCGGCGATGATCCCCTGTTACGATCTGAACCGCCAGACCTTCGATTTGGACGGTTTCCTGAATGGTCTGGACGGAGCGGGGGCAGGCGATGCGGTGCTGTTGCACGGATGTTGCCACAACCCGATCGGGATCGATCCCGATGCCGCGGGCTGGAACGCCATTGCGTCGCTTGTCGCCGAGCGCGGCCTTCTGCCGGTCGTCGACCTCGCCTATCAGGGGCTGGGCGACGGCTTCGACGTGGATGCCGAGGGAGCCCGCACCATCCTGGCGGCGGTGCCGGAGGCGCTGCTCGCCTATTCCTGCGACAAGAATTTCGGGCTGTATCGCGAGCGCACCGGCGCGCTGGTCGCCATCACGCCGGACCGGGACAGCGGGATCACCGTCTTTTCCAACCTGCTTTCGCTGGCGCGCGCCAACTGGTCGATGCCGCCGGATCATGGCGCGGCGATCGTCCGCATCATCCTGGAAGACGAAGCCCTGACCGCGCAGTGGCGCGACGAGCTGGAGGCGATGCGCCAGCGGCTCGCAAGCCTGCGCGCGGCGCTGGCTGCCGGGGGGCGTATCGGGGCGATCGATCTGGCGGCAGTGGCGCATGGCAAGGGCATGTTCGCGACCCTGCCCCTCTCGCCGACGCAGGTGGAATGGCTGCGCGATCGTCATGCGATCTATATGGCCGGGTCGGGGCGGATCAACATTGCCGGGTTCAATATGGCGGCGGTCGCGACCTTCCATGAGGCGCTGCGGGATATGGTGGCGAACGGGGTGGCGTGATCCGGGCACTCCCGCCGTTCGTTTGGGGCGGCGGGATGCCCTTGGCCTTCGACTTCACTCAGGCTGAACGGAGCGGTAGAGGAAGACCCCTACTCCAAACCTCCGTTCAGCCTGAGCGAAGTCGAAGGCCACGCCACCCGACCAACAAGAAAGGGGCGCTTCCGAATGGCCGGAGGCGCCCCTTTCCATGAGGGAAACGGGCCGAGAACCCCCGGCCCGCCCCGTCTTACTTGCCCGAGTGGACGATACGGTTGACGAGGTTTTCGATCCGCTCCTGACGGCCCGAACGAGGCTTCGGATCGATCGCCTTCTCGACCGCGAGGTCCGCGATCCCGGCCAGGTCGAGGCCACCGACCTGCTGACCGAAATCACCATCCCAACCGGCGTAACGCTCGGACTTGATGGCATCCAGACGACCGTCCTCGATCAGCGCGGCGGCGTTGAGCAGGCCCTTGGCCACCACGTCGATGCCGCCGACATGGCCGTGGAACAGGTCGACCGCATCCATCGACTGGCGACGCACCTTGGCGTCGAAGTTGAAGCCGCCGGTCGTGAAGCCGCCCGCCCGGATGATCTCCAGCATGGCCAGCGTCAGTTCCTCGACCGAGTTCGGGAACTGGTCGGTATCCCAGCCATTCTGGTGGTCGCCGCGATTGGCGTCGATCGACCCGAAGATGCCCAGCGCACCGGCAGTCGCGATCTCGTGCTCGAAGGTGTGGCCCGCCAGCGTGGCGTGGTTCGCCTCGATATTGACCTTCACTTCGTTCTCCAGGCCGTAAGCCTTGAGGAAGCCGTACACGGTGGCCGTATCGAAGTCATACTGATGCTTGGTCGGCTCGTGCGGTTTCGGCTCGATCAGAATGGTGCCGGTGAAGCCGATCTTGTGCTTGTGTTCGACGACGAGGCTCAGGAAGCGGCCCAGATTGTCCAGTTCGCGCTTCATATTGGTGTTGAGCAGCGTCTCGTAACCTTCGCGACCGCCCCACAGCACATAGTTGGCGCCGCCCAGACGGTGCGTGGCTTCCAGCGCGTCGCGGACCTGCATCGCACCGAAGGCATAGACTTCGGGGTCCGGGTTGGTCGCGCCACCGGCGGCGAAGCGCGGGTGGCTGAACAGGTTGGCGGTGCCCCAGAGCAGCTTGCGGCCCGACGAGGCCTGCAGCTTTTCGAGGTGATCGACGGCTTCGGCGAAGTAACGGCGATGCTCGG carries:
- a CDS encoding amino acid aminotransferase, which encodes MRFATLTRQPDDPLLRIIGQHAADPRRNKIDLGVGVFRDEEGRTPVMTAVKAAEARLLAEQQSKSYLGPEGDIGFVRALASLVLGDTVAADRVVGLQTPGGTGALRLSAELLARAGVARIWIGSPSWANHAPLFRQAGVEPAMIPCYDLNRQTFDLDGFLNGLDGAGAGDAVLLHGCCHNPIGIDPDAAGWNAIASLVAERGLLPVVDLAYQGLGDGFDVDAEGARTILAAVPEALLAYSCDKNFGLYRERTGALVAITPDRDSGITVFSNLLSLARANWSMPPDHGAAIVRIILEDEALTAQWRDELEAMRQRLASLRAALAAGGRIGAIDLAAVAHGKGMFATLPLSPTQVEWLRDRHAIYMAGSGRINIAGFNMAAVATFHEALRDMVANGVA
- a CDS encoding SRPBCC family protein; amino-acid sequence: MPDIADRPYDDAPVSTSKDQDAAVRIATAEGVEDRGNSFAGWAVTINRPSAELYAWWRDFANLASVMENVERVDVLDDKRSHWVVKAPGGTTVEWDAIVTEEREGELIAWASAEGADVANSGRVTFRDAGARGTVVTATILYDPPAGVIGKLVAKLFQREPNIQVRRDLARFKQLMETGEVATNAMNPKQREEQAA
- a CDS encoding Crp/Fnr family transcriptional regulator; the protein is MSMPLTRSVRPIAPALHRLSRLATLDNASITALADAVARPQQFRPRRDLMVEGRDITSPHVILSGWAARVRTLLDGRRQFLNFLLPGDIVGLYHHRRPVAPTSIITLTEVTTCVPPELGTLPALDEAYAIAHAMDEAYLLAQIARLGRMNAMERIGDLMLELHERLELSELTHGRSFDLPITQETLADALGLTAVHVNRMLQAARRAGDLIWSSRSMTIPDPKALARKVGRAQIKVTAG
- the xylA gene encoding xylose isomerase, encoding MATDFFADIPTIRYEGPDSENELAYRFYDKNRVVLGKTMEEHLRFAACFWHTFCWPGSDVFGGGTFNRPWHAGANDSAAAAQKREVAFDFFSKLDVPYYCFHDVDVMADAQGVAEHRRYFAEAVDHLEKLQASSGRKLLWGTANLFSHPRFAAGGATNPDPEVYAFGAMQVRDALEATHRLGGANYVLWGGREGYETLLNTNMKRELDNLGRFLSLVVEHKHKIGFTGTILIEPKPHEPTKHQYDFDTATVYGFLKAYGLENEVKVNIEANHATLAGHTFEHEIATAGALGIFGSIDANRGDHQNGWDTDQFPNSVEELTLAMLEIIRAGGFTTGGFNFDAKVRRQSMDAVDLFHGHVGGIDVVAKGLLNAAALIEDGRLDAIKSERYAGWDGDFGQQVGGLDLAGIADLAVEKAIDPKPRSGRQERIENLVNRIVHSGK